Proteins from a genomic interval of Micromonospora sp. NBC_00389:
- a CDS encoding DNA recombination protein RmuC — MDVSTLLLVIVCLGTGGAVGWLAARSRSAADIARLDATLTATREGEGRLEQSMRALSYEATAQSQEAVARAVAPLHDTLRRYEQRVAELEHDRVDAYAELREQVRSMSAVSGELRTETKQLVAALRAPQVRGRWGEHQLRRIVEAAGMLEHCDFSEQVTADADGQVVRPDLVVRLHGGRSVVVDAKAPFDAYLTAMEARDERGRDTHLDAHARHLRGHVDALAAKSYWTAFDSSPEFVVLFVPADPFLDVALQRDPTLLEHAFTRNVVLATPATLVALLRTVAYSWRQEALARNALAVHTLARELYSRLSTLGDHVGKLGSSLAGAVTAYNRAVGSLEARVLVSARKLAELGVSDEELASPAQVELTPRQPQAPELLDDVIPADHDR; from the coding sequence ATGGACGTCTCGACGCTGCTCCTGGTGATCGTGTGCCTCGGCACCGGTGGGGCGGTGGGCTGGCTCGCGGCCCGGTCGCGGTCGGCGGCCGACATCGCCCGGCTGGACGCCACCCTGACCGCCACCCGGGAGGGCGAGGGGCGGCTGGAGCAGTCGATGCGGGCGTTGAGCTACGAGGCCACCGCCCAGTCCCAGGAGGCGGTGGCCCGGGCGGTGGCGCCGCTGCACGACACCCTGCGCCGCTACGAGCAGCGGGTGGCCGAGCTGGAGCACGACCGGGTCGACGCGTACGCCGAGTTGCGTGAGCAGGTCCGCTCGATGAGTGCGGTCTCCGGCGAGCTGCGCACCGAGACCAAACAGCTGGTGGCCGCGCTGCGGGCGCCGCAGGTGCGGGGCCGCTGGGGCGAGCACCAGCTGCGCCGGATCGTCGAGGCTGCCGGCATGCTGGAGCACTGCGACTTCTCCGAGCAGGTCACCGCCGACGCCGACGGGCAGGTCGTCCGCCCGGATCTGGTGGTCCGGCTGCACGGCGGCCGGTCGGTGGTGGTGGACGCCAAGGCGCCGTTCGACGCGTACCTCACGGCGATGGAGGCCCGCGACGAGCGCGGCCGGGACACCCACCTCGACGCGCACGCCCGGCACCTGCGCGGGCATGTCGACGCGCTGGCCGCCAAGTCCTACTGGACCGCGTTCGACAGCTCGCCCGAGTTCGTGGTGCTGTTCGTCCCCGCCGACCCGTTCCTCGACGTGGCGCTCCAGCGTGACCCGACGCTGCTGGAGCACGCCTTCACCCGCAACGTGGTGCTGGCCACGCCGGCCACCCTGGTCGCCCTTCTGCGCACGGTGGCCTACTCCTGGCGACAGGAGGCGCTGGCCCGCAACGCGCTGGCGGTGCACACGCTTGCCCGGGAGCTGTACAGCCGGCTCTCCACCCTCGGGGACCACGTGGGCAAGCTCGGGTCGTCGCTGGCCGGGGCCGTGACCGCGTACAACCGGGCGGTCGGCTCACTGGAAGCCCGGGTGCTGGTCAGCGCCCGCAAGCTCGCCGAGCTGGGCGTCTCTGACGAGGAGCTGGCCAGCCCCGCCCAGGTCGAGCTGACTCCCCGCCAGCCCCAGGCACCCGAGCTGCTGGACGACGTCATCCCCGCCGACCACGACCGCTGA
- the ppc gene encoding phosphoenolpyruvate carboxylase yields the protein MTDQHDHDGPDAALRADIRRLGTLLGQTLARQEGRPLLDLVEEIRAQVRTDAPAAAQRLGGLDVTTGTKLARAFSTYFHLANITEQVHRARDLRRRRAVQGGWLDQAAKMIAERGVPAEEIAAAARRLAVRPVFTAHPTEAARRSILSKLRAIADELDTETANAILYGASDEGPANRRLAELLDLMWQTDELRLDRPDPTDEARNAIYYLRDLYAEAAPQVLDDLADTLRTLGVETSPTARPLSFGTWIGGDRDGNPFVTPAVTREVLTIQHEHGIAATEKAMDHLINEVSVSRRLRGVSLDLSASLAADLDALPEVAPRFRRVNAEEPYRLKARCVKAKLANTRQRLRQGTAHTPGRDYRGSAELIADLELLRASLARNSGQLTAVGRLASTIRTVSAFGLHLATMDVREHAEAHHAVLAQLYGAVGEVSDYPALTRLERTKLLADELTGRRPLSTLDTPLSEATRKTFDVFSTIREAQDRFGAEVIESYIISMTLGVDDVLAAVVLAREAGLVDVHSGRARIGFVPLLETPAELNAGGELLDELLSLPAYRALVAARGDVQEVMLGYSDSNKEAGITTSQWSIHRAQRALRDVAARHGVHLRLFHGRGGTVGRGGGPTHEAILAQPYGTMDGAIKVTEQGEVISDKYTLPSLARENLELTLAAVLQATLLHTAPRQPAEMLERWDATMDVVSESAYRSYRSLVEDPDLPAYFWASTPTELLGALNIGSRPAKRPNTGAGLSGLRAIPWVFGWTQTRQIVPGWFGVGSGLAAAREAGLADVLAEMHRNWHFFRTFLSNVEMMLTKTDLSIARRYVETLVPKKLHPIFEQIEQEYELTKREVLAVTASPALLENSPVLQRTLAVRDTYLEPLHHLQVALLRQYRESGAAGRAVATAPGGRRAPSDGTALERALLTTVNGIAAGMRNTG from the coding sequence GTGACCGACCAGCATGACCACGACGGCCCGGACGCCGCGCTGCGCGCCGACATCCGCCGGCTCGGCACCCTGCTCGGCCAGACGCTGGCCCGCCAGGAGGGCCGACCGCTACTCGACCTCGTCGAGGAGATCCGCGCCCAGGTACGCACCGACGCCCCGGCGGCCGCCCAGCGGCTCGGCGGGCTCGACGTGACCACCGGCACCAAGCTGGCCCGCGCCTTCTCCACCTACTTCCACCTGGCCAACATCACCGAGCAGGTGCACCGCGCCCGGGACCTGCGCCGCCGCCGCGCCGTGCAGGGCGGCTGGCTGGACCAGGCAGCCAAGATGATCGCCGAGCGCGGCGTGCCGGCCGAGGAGATCGCCGCCGCGGCCCGGCGGCTGGCGGTCCGGCCGGTCTTCACCGCGCACCCCACCGAGGCGGCCCGCCGCTCGATCCTGTCCAAGCTGCGGGCCATCGCCGACGAGCTGGACACCGAGACGGCCAACGCGATCCTCTACGGCGCCAGCGACGAGGGCCCGGCGAACCGCCGGCTGGCCGAGCTGCTGGACCTGATGTGGCAGACCGACGAGCTGCGGCTGGACCGGCCGGACCCGACCGACGAGGCCCGCAACGCGATCTACTACCTGCGCGACCTGTACGCCGAGGCCGCCCCCCAGGTGCTCGACGACCTGGCCGACACGCTGCGCACGCTCGGCGTGGAGACCTCGCCGACGGCCCGCCCGCTGAGCTTCGGCACCTGGATCGGCGGTGACCGGGACGGCAACCCGTTCGTCACCCCGGCGGTCACCCGCGAGGTGCTGACCATCCAGCACGAGCACGGCATCGCGGCCACCGAGAAGGCGATGGACCACCTGATCAACGAGGTCTCCGTCTCCCGCCGGCTGCGCGGGGTGTCACTGGACCTCTCCGCCAGCCTCGCCGCCGACCTGGACGCGCTGCCCGAGGTGGCGCCCCGGTTCCGCCGGGTCAACGCCGAGGAGCCGTACCGGCTCAAGGCGCGCTGCGTGAAGGCCAAGCTGGCCAACACCCGGCAGCGGCTTCGTCAGGGCACGGCGCACACGCCGGGCCGGGACTACCGCGGCTCCGCCGAGCTGATCGCCGACCTGGAGCTGCTGCGCGCCTCGCTGGCCCGCAACTCCGGGCAGCTCACCGCCGTCGGCCGGTTGGCCTCCACCATCCGGACGGTCTCCGCGTTCGGTCTGCACCTGGCCACCATGGACGTCCGGGAGCACGCCGAGGCGCACCACGCGGTGCTCGCCCAGCTGTACGGGGCCGTCGGCGAGGTCTCCGACTACCCGGCGCTGACCCGGCTGGAACGCACCAAACTGCTCGCCGACGAGCTGACCGGCCGCCGGCCGCTGTCCACCCTGGACACTCCGCTCTCCGAGGCGACCCGCAAGACGTTCGACGTGTTCAGCACCATCCGCGAGGCACAGGACCGGTTCGGCGCCGAGGTGATCGAGTCGTACATCATCTCGATGACCCTGGGCGTGGACGACGTGCTGGCCGCAGTGGTGCTGGCCCGCGAGGCCGGGCTGGTGGACGTGCACAGCGGTCGCGCCCGGATCGGGTTCGTACCGCTGCTGGAGACCCCCGCCGAGTTGAACGCCGGCGGCGAACTCCTCGACGAACTGCTGTCGCTGCCCGCGTACCGGGCTCTGGTGGCGGCCCGGGGTGACGTGCAGGAGGTCATGCTCGGCTACTCGGACTCCAACAAGGAAGCCGGGATCACCACCAGCCAGTGGTCGATCCACCGCGCGCAGCGCGCGCTGCGCGACGTGGCCGCCCGACACGGGGTGCACCTGCGGCTGTTCCACGGCCGGGGCGGCACGGTGGGGCGCGGCGGAGGGCCGACGCACGAGGCGATCCTGGCCCAGCCGTACGGCACCATGGACGGCGCGATCAAGGTGACCGAGCAGGGCGAGGTGATCTCCGACAAGTACACCCTGCCGTCACTGGCCCGGGAGAACCTGGAGCTCACCCTCGCCGCGGTGCTTCAGGCGACGCTGCTGCACACCGCCCCCCGACAGCCGGCGGAGATGCTGGAGCGCTGGGACGCCACGATGGACGTGGTCTCCGAGTCGGCGTACCGGTCGTACCGGTCGCTGGTCGAGGACCCGGACCTGCCGGCGTACTTCTGGGCGTCCACCCCCACCGAGCTGCTCGGCGCGCTGAACATCGGCTCCCGGCCGGCGAAGCGTCCGAACACCGGCGCGGGACTGTCCGGGCTGCGGGCCATCCCATGGGTGTTCGGCTGGACGCAGACCCGGCAGATCGTGCCGGGCTGGTTCGGCGTCGGGTCCGGGCTGGCCGCCGCCCGGGAGGCCGGGCTGGCGGACGTACTGGCTGAAATGCATCGCAACTGGCACTTCTTCCGCACGTTCCTGTCCAACGTCGAGATGATGCTGACCAAGACCGACCTGAGCATCGCCCGCCGGTACGTCGAGACGCTGGTGCCGAAGAAGCTGCACCCGATCTTCGAGCAGATCGAGCAGGAGTACGAGCTGACCAAGCGGGAGGTGCTGGCGGTGACCGCCTCGCCCGCCCTGTTGGAGAACTCGCCGGTGCTCCAGCGCACCCTGGCCGTACGGGACACCTACCTGGAGCCGTTGCACCACCTTCAGGTGGCGCTGCTGCGGCAGTACCGGGAGTCCGGCGCCGCCGGACGGGCGGTAGCCACCGCGCCGGGTGGCCGACGCGCCCCGAGCGATGGCACGGCCCTGGAGCGGGCGCTGCTCACCACGGTGAACGGCATCGCCGCCGGGATGCGCAACACCGGCTGA
- a CDS encoding S66 family peptidase codes for MDAPRYPTKPKPGDRVAVVSPSAGLPALFPHVYELGLRRLREDFGLEPVEYPTTRVMGADPRDRARDLTAAFADPTITAVLATVGGEDLITVTPHLDDDVLRANPKPYFGYSDNTNVLNHLYRLGIVGYHGGSVLVHLGRPGKPHPLTFDSLRAALFTTGWYDLAPATEWGDEPGDWRDPATLADEPVMFPGEGWHWQGPSSVVRGRTWGGNLEVLHWLLAADRVPSATALAGSVLLIETSQELPSDTEVYRILRNLGERGLLGGFPAVLVGRAKAWDFDRPHTLDQRRAYAAAQRAAVTRACAEYTPDAVLVFDVDFGHADPQLIIPYGGEVLVDAVERRISVRY; via the coding sequence ATGGACGCGCCCCGATATCCCACCAAGCCGAAGCCGGGCGACCGGGTCGCCGTCGTCTCCCCCTCCGCCGGTCTGCCGGCTCTGTTCCCGCACGTCTACGAGCTGGGGCTGCGGCGGCTGCGCGAGGACTTCGGCCTGGAACCGGTGGAGTACCCGACCACCCGGGTGATGGGGGCCGACCCGCGCGACCGGGCCCGCGACCTGACCGCCGCCTTCGCCGACCCGACGATCACCGCGGTGCTCGCCACCGTCGGCGGGGAGGACCTGATCACGGTCACCCCGCACCTCGACGACGACGTGCTGCGGGCCAACCCGAAGCCCTACTTCGGCTACTCCGACAACACCAACGTGCTCAACCACCTGTACCGGCTGGGGATCGTGGGGTACCACGGCGGGTCGGTGCTGGTGCACCTCGGCCGGCCGGGCAAGCCGCACCCCCTCACCTTCGACTCGCTGCGGGCGGCGCTGTTCACCACCGGCTGGTACGACCTCGCCCCGGCGACCGAGTGGGGCGACGAGCCGGGCGACTGGCGCGATCCCGCGACGCTGGCCGACGAGCCGGTGATGTTCCCCGGCGAGGGCTGGCACTGGCAGGGGCCGTCGAGCGTGGTCCGGGGGCGCACCTGGGGCGGCAACCTGGAGGTGCTGCACTGGCTGCTCGCCGCCGACCGGGTCCCTTCGGCGACGGCCCTGGCCGGGTCGGTCCTGCTGATCGAGACCTCGCAGGAGCTGCCCTCCGACACCGAGGTGTACCGGATCCTGCGCAACCTGGGGGAGCGTGGCCTGCTCGGCGGCTTCCCGGCGGTGCTGGTCGGCCGGGCCAAGGCGTGGGACTTCGACCGGCCGCACACCCTCGACCAACGCCGGGCGTACGCGGCGGCGCAGCGAGCCGCCGTGACCCGGGCATGCGCCGAGTACACCCCGGACGCGGTGCTGGTCTTCGACGTCGACTTCGGGCACGCCGACCCGCAGCTGATCATCCCGTACGGCGGGGAGGTCCTCGTCGACGCCGTCGAGCGCCGGATCTCCGTGCGCTACTGA
- a CDS encoding cyclase family protein, with protein sequence MSGQWRAQFDAEVSFANGGGLRTEGFRLDIPGREITDEDLAALFVRHLGLLMVAEVRISAKTIIEEPHKGGRGVTVGEPGAGRRLVELSHVISDGMTTLPGWPGPQVGDWVTFAASRANYAPGTEFRVARIDMIANTGTYLDTPAHRWSDGDDLAGVPLDRLADLPGVLVRVPAGTRAVDRLMLAPYEVAGRAVLLHTGWDAHFGTERYGAPEAPHLTGDAAQALVDAGAALIGIDSINIDDMSPAAGGERPAHSTLLAAGIPIVEHLTGLDALPPSGFRFTAAPPMVAGMGTFPVRAFATLDA encoded by the coding sequence ATGAGCGGGCAGTGGAGGGCGCAGTTCGACGCTGAGGTGAGCTTCGCCAATGGCGGTGGGCTGCGCACCGAAGGGTTCCGGCTGGACATCCCGGGTCGGGAGATCACCGACGAGGACCTGGCCGCGTTGTTCGTCCGGCACCTCGGGCTGCTGATGGTCGCCGAGGTCCGGATCAGCGCGAAGACGATCATCGAAGAACCGCACAAGGGCGGCCGAGGAGTCACCGTCGGTGAGCCCGGCGCTGGCCGTCGGCTCGTCGAGCTGAGCCACGTGATCAGCGACGGGATGACCACCCTGCCCGGCTGGCCAGGGCCCCAGGTCGGCGACTGGGTGACCTTCGCGGCGTCGCGGGCGAACTACGCGCCGGGCACCGAGTTCCGGGTAGCCCGGATCGACATGATCGCCAACACCGGTACGTACCTGGACACTCCCGCCCACCGCTGGTCCGACGGAGACGACCTGGCCGGAGTGCCGCTGGACCGCCTCGCCGACCTGCCCGGCGTGCTGGTCCGGGTGCCGGCGGGGACCCGCGCGGTGGACCGGCTGATGCTGGCGCCGTACGAGGTAGCCGGGCGCGCGGTGCTGCTGCACACCGGGTGGGATGCGCACTTCGGCACCGAGCGGTACGGCGCGCCGGAGGCGCCACACCTGACCGGGGACGCCGCCCAGGCGCTGGTTGACGCCGGTGCGGCCCTGATCGGCATCGACTCGATCAACATCGACGACATGAGCCCGGCGGCCGGCGGTGAACGCCCGGCGCACAGCACGCTGCTCGCCGCCGGCATCCCGATCGTGGAGCACCTGACCGGTTTGGACGCGCTGCCGCCGAGCGGTTTCCGGTTCACCGCCGCCCCACCGATGGTGGCCGGCATGGGCACCTTCCCGGTCCGCGCCTTCGCCACCCTCGACGCCTGA
- the mfd gene encoding transcription-repair coupling factor has protein sequence MLTGLFSAALADPGLTRARDLARSGAAQVDGLDITAPAALRPFAVAAVAADNDAGGAGRPVLAVTATTREADDLAAALAGLLPADQVAVFPSWETLPHERLSPRSDTVGRRLAVLRRLAHPESADAHGRTGPLRVVVAPVRSLLQPQLKGLGDLEPVQLAAGEEADLEEVARRLIDMAYARVDLVTKRGEFAVRGGILDVFPPTDEHPSRVEFWGDEVEEIRTFAVADQRTIEQVPLLWAPPCRELLLTPPVRDRAAALAEQHPELAEILDKLAEGIPVEGMESLAPVLVGPDSLELLLDAMPAGTHVLLCDPERIRTRAHDLVRTSEEFLQASWAAAAIGGQAPVDVGAAAFRTLGEVRATAGKLGQPWWTLSPFGLVEAETAETRQPWEDAPEQAAVSPDDAIAVTLSAQPAPLYHGETARLVDDLKRWAGEGWSIALVFEGHGPAQRAVEVLRDAGLGARLVEEVPTAPVPSELVVTCGALSSGFVDEASRFVLLTGNDVTGGRGTSTRDMRKMPSRRRNTIDPLELKAGDHVVHEQHGIGRYVELVQRTVNGASREYLVIEYAASKRGQPGDRLFVPTDQLDQLSRYVGGEQPTLHKMGGSDWQKSKARARKAVREIAAQLIQLYAARKASKGHSFGPDTPWQRELEDAFPWQETPDQLAAIDEVKRDMEQTVPMDRLICGDVGYGKTEIAVRAAFKAVQDGKQVAVLVPTTLLVQQHYNTFAERMSQFPVEIRQLSRFQTPKETERTLEMVADGTVDIVIGTHRLLQTATRFKQLGLVVVDEEQRFGVEHKEHLKTLRASVDVLSMSATPIPRTLEMAITGIREMSTIATPPEERHPVLTFVGAQDDRQVAASIHRELLRDGQVFYLHNRVESIDRAARRLRELVPEARVAVAHGQMGEDALEKVMVGFWEKEFDVLVCTTIVESGIDIPNANTLIVERADLLGLAQLHQIRGRVGRGRERAYAYFLYPPEKPLTEHAHERLATIAQHTELGAGMYVAMKDLEIRGAGNLLGGEQSGHIEGVGFDLYVRMVGEAVSAFKGERPEEEADVKIDLPVDAHLPHDYVSVERLRLEMYRKLAEARDEERLREVVAEMTDRYGELPAPVQNLVAVARFRLLARRYGLADVSMQGKHVRFGPLPLPDSKQLRLKRYHPDAVYKQATDQVSVPRPSTRRVGGEPLRDQALLEWCAQLLSDVLGAPAPLAVAAG, from the coding sequence ATGCTCACCGGTCTGTTCTCCGCCGCCCTGGCCGATCCCGGGCTGACCCGGGCGCGTGACCTGGCGCGCTCCGGTGCCGCCCAGGTCGACGGCCTCGACATCACCGCCCCCGCCGCGCTGCGCCCGTTCGCCGTGGCGGCGGTTGCCGCAGACAACGACGCCGGTGGGGCCGGGCGGCCCGTGCTGGCGGTGACCGCCACCACCCGGGAGGCCGACGACCTGGCCGCCGCGCTGGCCGGGTTGCTGCCGGCCGATCAGGTGGCGGTCTTCCCATCCTGGGAGACGCTGCCGCACGAGCGGCTCTCCCCCCGCTCGGACACCGTCGGCCGGCGGCTGGCTGTGCTGCGCCGGCTGGCGCACCCGGAGTCGGCCGACGCGCACGGCCGCACCGGGCCGCTGCGGGTGGTCGTGGCCCCGGTCCGTTCGCTGCTCCAACCGCAGCTCAAGGGGCTCGGTGACCTGGAGCCGGTGCAGCTCGCCGCAGGCGAGGAGGCCGACCTGGAGGAGGTCGCCCGCCGTCTGATCGACATGGCGTACGCCCGGGTCGATCTGGTCACCAAGCGCGGTGAGTTCGCGGTGCGCGGCGGCATCCTGGACGTCTTCCCGCCCACCGACGAGCACCCGTCCCGGGTCGAGTTCTGGGGCGACGAGGTGGAGGAGATCCGCACCTTCGCCGTAGCCGACCAGCGGACCATCGAGCAGGTCCCCCTGCTCTGGGCGCCGCCCTGCCGGGAGTTGTTGCTCACCCCGCCGGTCCGCGATCGGGCCGCAGCGCTCGCCGAGCAGCACCCGGAGCTGGCGGAGATCCTGGACAAGCTGGCCGAGGGCATCCCGGTGGAGGGAATGGAGTCGCTGGCGCCGGTGCTGGTCGGCCCCGACTCCCTGGAGCTGCTGCTGGACGCCATGCCCGCCGGCACCCACGTGCTGCTCTGCGACCCGGAGCGGATCCGCACCCGGGCGCACGACCTGGTGCGTACCTCGGAGGAGTTTCTCCAGGCCAGCTGGGCCGCCGCCGCGATCGGCGGCCAAGCCCCGGTGGACGTCGGCGCCGCCGCCTTCCGCACCCTGGGTGAGGTGCGGGCCACCGCCGGAAAACTCGGCCAGCCGTGGTGGACGCTGTCCCCGTTCGGCCTGGTCGAGGCGGAGACGGCCGAGACGCGACAACCCTGGGAGGACGCACCCGAGCAGGCCGCCGTCAGCCCCGACGACGCCATCGCGGTGACCCTCTCTGCCCAGCCGGCCCCGCTCTACCACGGTGAGACCGCGCGGCTGGTCGACGACCTCAAGCGCTGGGCCGGCGAGGGCTGGTCGATCGCGCTGGTCTTCGAGGGGCACGGTCCCGCCCAGCGGGCAGTGGAGGTGCTGCGCGACGCCGGACTGGGCGCCCGGCTGGTCGAGGAGGTGCCGACCGCGCCGGTCCCCAGCGAGCTGGTGGTCACCTGTGGGGCGTTGAGCAGCGGGTTCGTCGACGAGGCGTCCCGTTTCGTGCTGCTCACCGGCAACGACGTGACCGGCGGCCGGGGCACCTCGACGCGGGACATGCGCAAGATGCCGAGCCGGCGGCGCAACACCATCGACCCGCTGGAGCTCAAGGCCGGCGACCACGTGGTGCACGAGCAGCACGGCATCGGCAGGTACGTGGAGCTGGTGCAGCGCACCGTCAACGGCGCCAGCCGGGAATACCTGGTCATCGAGTACGCGGCCAGCAAGCGGGGCCAGCCCGGCGACCGGCTCTTCGTCCCGACCGACCAGCTCGACCAGCTCTCCCGCTACGTGGGCGGCGAGCAGCCGACCCTGCACAAGATGGGCGGCTCGGACTGGCAGAAGTCCAAGGCCCGCGCCCGCAAGGCGGTCCGGGAGATCGCCGCGCAGCTGATCCAGCTCTACGCCGCCCGCAAGGCGTCCAAGGGTCACTCGTTCGGCCCGGACACGCCCTGGCAGCGGGAGTTGGAGGACGCCTTCCCCTGGCAGGAGACGCCGGACCAGCTCGCCGCGATCGACGAGGTCAAGCGGGACATGGAGCAGACCGTCCCGATGGACCGGCTGATCTGCGGCGACGTCGGCTACGGCAAGACCGAGATCGCGGTCCGGGCGGCGTTCAAGGCGGTGCAGGACGGCAAGCAGGTGGCGGTGCTGGTGCCGACCACGCTGCTGGTGCAGCAGCACTACAACACCTTCGCCGAGCGGATGAGCCAGTTCCCGGTGGAGATTCGGCAGCTGTCCCGGTTCCAGACCCCGAAGGAGACCGAGCGGACGCTGGAGATGGTCGCCGACGGCACCGTCGACATCGTGATCGGCACCCACCGGCTGCTCCAGACCGCCACCCGGTTCAAGCAGCTGGGTCTGGTGGTCGTCGACGAGGAGCAGCGCTTCGGCGTCGAGCACAAGGAACACCTGAAGACACTGCGGGCCTCGGTCGATGTGCTGAGCATGTCGGCCACCCCGATCCCGCGCACCCTGGAGATGGCGATCACCGGCATCCGGGAGATGTCCACCATCGCCACGCCGCCGGAGGAGCGGCACCCGGTCCTCACCTTCGTCGGGGCGCAGGACGACCGGCAGGTGGCCGCGTCCATCCACCGTGAGCTGCTCCGCGACGGGCAGGTCTTCTACCTGCACAACCGGGTCGAGTCGATCGACCGGGCGGCGCGGCGACTGCGGGAGCTGGTGCCCGAGGCGCGGGTCGCGGTGGCGCACGGCCAGATGGGTGAGGACGCCCTGGAGAAGGTCATGGTCGGCTTCTGGGAGAAGGAGTTCGACGTCCTGGTCTGCACCACGATCGTCGAGTCGGGCATCGACATCCCGAACGCCAACACCCTGATCGTGGAGCGGGCCGACCTGCTCGGCCTGGCCCAGCTGCACCAGATCCGCGGCCGGGTCGGCCGGGGCCGGGAACGGGCGTACGCCTATTTCCTCTACCCACCGGAGAAGCCACTCACCGAGCATGCCCATGAGCGCCTGGCCACCATCGCCCAGCACACCGAGTTGGGCGCCGGCATGTACGTGGCGATGAAGGACCTGGAGATCCGGGGCGCCGGCAACCTGCTGGGTGGCGAGCAGTCCGGGCACATCGAGGGGGTCGGCTTCGACCTGTACGTGCGAATGGTCGGCGAGGCGGTCTCCGCGTTCAAGGGCGAACGGCCGGAGGAGGAGGCGGACGTCAAGATCGACCTGCCGGTCGACGCGCACCTGCCGCACGACTACGTGAGCGTGGAGCGGCTGCGGCTGGAGATGTACCGCAAGCTCGCCGAGGCGCGCGACGAGGAGCGGCTGCGCGAGGTGGTCGCCGAGATGACCGACCGGTACGGCGAGCTGCCGGCACCGGTGCAGAACCTGGTCGCGGTGGCCCGGTTCCGTCTGCTGGCCCGCCGGTATGGCCTCGCCGACGTGTCGATGCAGGGCAAGCACGTGCGGTTCGGGCCGCTGCCGCTGCCCGATTCCAAGCAGCTACGGCTGAAGCGCTACCACCCGGACGCGGTCTACAAGCAGGCCACCGACCAGGTCAGCGTGCCCCGTCCGAGCACCCGTCGGGTCGGTGGTGAGCCGCTGCGAGACCAGGCGCTGCTGGAGTGGTGCGCCCAACTGCTCTCCGATGTGCTGGGCGCCCCCGCCCCGCTGGCGGTCGCGGCCGGGTGA